A genomic stretch from Malus domestica chromosome 15, GDT2T_hap1 includes:
- the LOC103401626 gene encoding uncharacterized protein encodes MWVFYLISLPLTLGMVLFTLKYFAGPEVPRYVMLTVGYTWFCSLSIIVIVPADIWTTINHIESGGISFFWSWSYWSTFLLTWTVVPLIQGFEDAGDFTVTERLKTSVHVNLVFYLILGFIGLIGLILLISMHKNWGGGVLGFAMGCSNTFGLVTGAFLLGFGLSEIPKGLWKNSDWTIRQKVLSHKIAKMAVKLDDAHQDLSNAIVVAQATSTQMSKRDPLRPYMDIIDNMLAQMFREDPSFKPQGGRLGENDMDYDTDEKSMATLRRHLRGAREEYYRYKSEYMTYVMEALELEDTIKNYERRSSTGWKYVSSFRPTRNGRLGSLVDTIEFFWRCILRKEVEKLLSIILGIISVAILLAEATLLPRVDLSLFSILINSVGKQEVLVQVFAFVPLMYMCICTYYSLFKIGMLMFYSLTPKQTSSVNLLMICSMVARYAPPVSYNFLNLIRLGEHKTIFEKRMGNIDQAVPFFGSEFNRIYPLIMVVYTLLVACNFFDRIINFFGSWKRFKFQTETDDMDGFDPSGLIILQKERSWIEQGLKVGEHVIPLARNFNSTDVEAGSNNMDRTHVELKATTSLGTEGANGTPSKSLKEESRSRYGSSKEAISNKYAAIRDQSRQSSSNANPVEKNISAAKVSLLDEGNSNPDSTAGGLPTGLSSKWESMKNGFQNFKANIAAKKFIPLRQVQVTEDLSRASSNDSLDEIFQRLKRPSVDRVSYVDEDEDGMEGKSGPSR; translated from the exons atgTGGGTCTTCTACCTGATCTCTCTCCCCCTGACCTTGGGCATGGTCCTTTTCACGCTCAAGTACTTCGCCGGCCCGGAGGTCCCTCGATATGTTATGCTCACCGTTGGGTACACTTGGTTTTGTTCTCTCTCCATCATCGTCATTGTGCCGGCCGACATATGGACG ACGATAAACCATATTGAGAGTGGAGGAATCTCTTTCTTTTGGAGCTGGTCATATTGGAGTACATTTTTATTAACTTG GACTGTGGTGCCCCTTATTCAGGGTTTTGAAGATGCTGGGGACTTCACTGTGACAGAGAGATTGAAGACTAGTGTACATGTTAACTTGGTTTTCTATCTAATTCTGGGGTTTATTGGTCTTATTGGATTAATTCTTCTCATCAGTATGCACAAAAACTG GGGTGGAGGTGTTCTCGGTTTTGCCATGGGGTGCTCGAATACTTTTGGACTTGTTACAGGTGCATTTCTTCTTGGATTTGGGTTGAGTGAAATCCCAAAGGGCCTTTGGAAAAACTCTGATTGGACTATTCGGCAAAAAGTTCTTTCTCATAAAATTGCCAAAATGGCTGTGAAACTTGATGACGCCCATCAAGATCTTTCAAATGCTATTGTG GTCGCCCAAGCAACATCCACTCAGATGTCCAAGCGTGATCCTTTGAGACCCTACATGGATATAATAGACAATATGTTAGCTCAAATG TTCAGGGAGGACCCATCCTTCAAACCACAAGGTGGCCGATTAGGTGAAAACGACATGGACTATGATACTGATGAAAAATCAATGGCAACGCTTAGGCGTCATCTTCGAGGAGCCCGGGAAGAGTATTACCGGTACAAAAG TGAGTATATGACCTATGTTATGGAGGCCCTTGAACTTGAAGAtactataaaaaattatgaacGTCGGAGTTCTACTGGATG GAAATATGTCTCAAGCTTCAGACCTACTCGAAATGGCAGATTAGGATCTCTTGTTGATACAATAG AATTCTTTTGGCGCTGCATACTAAGAAAAGAAGTTGAGAAACTTTTGTCTATCATACTTGGTATTATTTCAGTTGCTATTCTTTTAGCAGAGGCAACTCTTCTTCCTCGAGTTGATCTATCTCTCTTTTCAATTCTCATCAATTCTGTTGGAAAGCAAGAGGTTCTTGTACAG GTATTTGCCTTTGTTCCTTTGATGTATATGTGCATCTGCACATACTACTCCTTGTTCAAAATTGGTATGTTGATGTTTTACTCATTAACACCCAAGCAAACAAGCTCAGTCAACTTGCTTATGATATGCTC GATGGTTGCTCGTTATGCTCCTCCAGTTTCATACAATTTCCTTAATCTCATTCGTCTTGGTGAACATAAGACTATATTTGAAAAG CGAATGGGAAACATTGATCAAGCTGTCCCTTTCTTTGGGAGTGAGTTTAACAGAATATATCCACTTATCATGGTTGTGTACACCCTGTTGGTTGCCTGCAATTTTTTTGACcgcataattaatttttttgggaGCTGGAAGCGATTTAAATTTCAAACCGAAACTGATGATATGGATGGTTTTGATCCATCTGGATTAATTATCTTACAAAAGG AACGATCTTGGATTGAACAAGGTCTGAAAGTTGGTGAACATGTGATCCCCTTAGCTAGGAATTTCAACAGCACGGATGTTGAGGCTGGCAGCAACAACATG GATAGGACTCATGTTGAACTGAAAGCAACAACCAGTCTGGGCACTGAGGGTGCAAATGGAACTCCGTCAAAATCTTTGAAAGAAGAATCTCGTAGTAGATATGGCTCAAGCAAAGAAGCCATCAGCAACAAGTATGCTGCCATTAGAGATCAGAGCAGGCAATCATCTTCGAATGCAAATCCGGTGGAGAAGAATATTTCTGCTGCCAAAGTCTCCTTGCTTGATGAAGGCAACTCTAACCCTGATAGCACGGCAGGAGGGTTACCTACTGGTTTGTCCTCAAAGTGGGAATCAATGAAAAAtggttttcaaaatttcaaggcAAACATAGCAGCCAAAAAATTCATTCCCTTGCGCCAAGTTCAAGTTACTGAAGACCTATCTCGTGCATCTTCTAACGATTCCCTCGACGAGATATTCCAGAGATTGAAGCGGCCATCTGTAGACCGTGTGAGTTATGTTGACGAGGATGAAGATGGCATGGAGGGGAAGTCTGGTCCCAGCAGATAA
- the LOC103401627 gene encoding serine/threonine-protein kinase rio2-like isoform X1, whose protein sequence is MKLDVNMLRYLSKDDFRVLTAVEMGMRNHEIVPCELVDRIASLKHGGTYKVLKNLLRHKLLHHDSSKYDGFRLTYLGYDFLAIKTLVNRGVFVSVGRQIGVGKESDIFEVATEDGTVMAMKLHRLGRVSFRAVKTKRDYLKHRSSYSWLYLSRLAALKEFAFMKALEEHGFPVPSAVDCNRHCVIMSLVQGYPLVQVKQLQNPEVVFETIIGLVVRLAEHGLIHCDFNEFNIMIDDDEKVTMIDFPQMVSVSHHNAQMYFDRDVECVFKFFRKRFNMNFQECRDDIDRTEVDTDESGRLCFSSIAKDAVFLDKELAASGFTRKDQEEIEKFIEGSLDKDASSADEGTEDDTDNSALNESNIEGVDSLNLLDQDQTSNLKQEEEGAEDNLRNCEAGPSSKPECEDVSDKQEGDNDTENGNDAELVKGLSKQRRRAMTAARGGRRTLSSRNTYKGKGGRSSNKSKIQNQLSSW, encoded by the exons ATGAAGCTGGATGTGAACATGTTGAGATACCTCTCCAAAGATGATTTTAGGGTTCTCACTGCTGTGGAAATGGGAATGAGAAAT CATGAAATTGTACCCTGTGAACTGGTGGATCGGATAGCGTCGCTCAA gcatgGTGGTACTTATAAGGTTCTCAAGAATCTCCTCAGGCATAAGCTCTTGCATCACGACTCTTCTAAAT ATGACGGGTTTCGACTCACCTACCTTGGTTATGATTTTCTTGCAATTAAGACTCTGGTTAATCGTGGAGTCTTTGTGTCTGTTGGCCGTCAAATTGGCGTAGGAAAAGAGTCTG atATCTTTGAGGTCGCCACAGAAGATGGTACGGTTATGGCAATGAAGTTGCACCGGCTTGGTAGAGTTTCTTTTAGGGCTGTAAAAACTAAGCGTGATTACTTGAAACATCGTAGCAGTTATAGTTGGCTCTACTTGTCCCGCCTTGCTGCACTCAAAGAATTTGCTTTTATGAAG GCTTTAGAAGAGCATGGCTTTCCTGTTCCAAGTGCTGTGGATTGTAACAGGCATTGTGTGATTATGTCACTTGTACAAGGATACCCACT TGTGCAGGTGAAGCAACTGCAGAACCCAGAGGTGGTTTTTGAAACAATCATCGGACTTGTCGTTCGCCTTGCTGAACATGGTTTAATTCACTGTGACTTCAATGAATTTAACATTATG ATTGATGATGACGAGAAGGTCACCATGATTGATTTTCCACAGATGGTGTCTGTATCACATCATAATGCACAGAT GTACTTTGACCGTGATGTTGAATGTGTCTTTAAGTTTTTTAGAAAGAG gTTCAACATGAATTTTCAAGAGTGCAGAGATGATATTGATAGAACAGAGGTAGACACAGATGAAAGTGGGAGGCTTTGTTTTTCTTCAATAGCCAAGGATGCTGTTTTTCTTGACAAGGAACTTGCTGCCAGTGGGTTTACTAGGAAGGATCAGGAAGAGATTGAGAAG TTCATTGAAGGAAGTTTGGATAAGGATGCTAGTTCTGCTGATGAAGGTACTGAAGATGACACAGACAACTCTGCGTTAAATGAATCAAACATAGAGGGTGTTGATTCATTGAATTTGTTAGATCAG GACCAGACTTCAAATTTAAAGCAGGAAGAGGAAGGAGCAGAGGACAATCTAAGAAACTGTGAAGCAGGCCCGAGCAGTAAACCCGAATGTGAAGATGTGAGTGACAAG CAGGAGGGAGATAATGACACCGAAAATGGAAATGATGCTGAGCTGGTAAAGGGCTTGAGCAAGCAGAGACGACGTGCCATGACAGCAGCCCGCGGAGGACGGAGGACTCTTTCCTCCAGAAATACCTACAAAGGTAAGGGCGGTAGATCCTCCAACAAATCCAAAATCCAGAATCAATTAAGCAGCTGGTAG
- the LOC103401627 gene encoding serine/threonine-protein kinase rio2-like isoform X2 encodes MKLDVNMLRYLSKDDFRVLTAVEMGMRNHEIVPCELVDRIASLKHGGTYKVLKNLLRHKLLHHDSSKYDGFRLTYLGYDFLAIKTLVNRGVFVSVGRQIGVGKESDIFEVATEDGTVMAMKLHRLGRVSFRAVKTKRDYLKHRSSYSWLYLSRLAALKEFAFMKALEEHGFPVPSAVDCNRHCVIMSLVQGYPLVQVKQLQNPEVVFETIIGLVVRLAEHGLIHCDFNEFNIMIDDDEKVTMIDFPQMVSVSHHNAQMYFDRDVECVFKFFRKRFNMNFQECRDDIDRTEVDTDESGRLCFSSIAKDAVFLDKELAASGFTRKDQEEIEKFIEGSLDKDASSADEGTEDDTDNSALNESNIEGVDSLNLLDQDQTSNLKQEEEGAEDNLRNCEAGPSSKPECEDVSDKEGDNDTENGNDAELVKGLSKQRRRAMTAARGGRRTLSSRNTYKGKGGRSSNKSKIQNQLSSW; translated from the exons ATGAAGCTGGATGTGAACATGTTGAGATACCTCTCCAAAGATGATTTTAGGGTTCTCACTGCTGTGGAAATGGGAATGAGAAAT CATGAAATTGTACCCTGTGAACTGGTGGATCGGATAGCGTCGCTCAA gcatgGTGGTACTTATAAGGTTCTCAAGAATCTCCTCAGGCATAAGCTCTTGCATCACGACTCTTCTAAAT ATGACGGGTTTCGACTCACCTACCTTGGTTATGATTTTCTTGCAATTAAGACTCTGGTTAATCGTGGAGTCTTTGTGTCTGTTGGCCGTCAAATTGGCGTAGGAAAAGAGTCTG atATCTTTGAGGTCGCCACAGAAGATGGTACGGTTATGGCAATGAAGTTGCACCGGCTTGGTAGAGTTTCTTTTAGGGCTGTAAAAACTAAGCGTGATTACTTGAAACATCGTAGCAGTTATAGTTGGCTCTACTTGTCCCGCCTTGCTGCACTCAAAGAATTTGCTTTTATGAAG GCTTTAGAAGAGCATGGCTTTCCTGTTCCAAGTGCTGTGGATTGTAACAGGCATTGTGTGATTATGTCACTTGTACAAGGATACCCACT TGTGCAGGTGAAGCAACTGCAGAACCCAGAGGTGGTTTTTGAAACAATCATCGGACTTGTCGTTCGCCTTGCTGAACATGGTTTAATTCACTGTGACTTCAATGAATTTAACATTATG ATTGATGATGACGAGAAGGTCACCATGATTGATTTTCCACAGATGGTGTCTGTATCACATCATAATGCACAGAT GTACTTTGACCGTGATGTTGAATGTGTCTTTAAGTTTTTTAGAAAGAG gTTCAACATGAATTTTCAAGAGTGCAGAGATGATATTGATAGAACAGAGGTAGACACAGATGAAAGTGGGAGGCTTTGTTTTTCTTCAATAGCCAAGGATGCTGTTTTTCTTGACAAGGAACTTGCTGCCAGTGGGTTTACTAGGAAGGATCAGGAAGAGATTGAGAAG TTCATTGAAGGAAGTTTGGATAAGGATGCTAGTTCTGCTGATGAAGGTACTGAAGATGACACAGACAACTCTGCGTTAAATGAATCAAACATAGAGGGTGTTGATTCATTGAATTTGTTAGATCAG GACCAGACTTCAAATTTAAAGCAGGAAGAGGAAGGAGCAGAGGACAATCTAAGAAACTGTGAAGCAGGCCCGAGCAGTAAACCCGAATGTGAAGATGTGAGTGACAAG GAGGGAGATAATGACACCGAAAATGGAAATGATGCTGAGCTGGTAAAGGGCTTGAGCAAGCAGAGACGACGTGCCATGACAGCAGCCCGCGGAGGACGGAGGACTCTTTCCTCCAGAAATACCTACAAAGGTAAGGGCGGTAGATCCTCCAACAAATCCAAAATCCAGAATCAATTAAGCAGCTGGTAG